Part of the Sciurus carolinensis chromosome 7, mSciCar1.2, whole genome shotgun sequence genome, aacaaaaatcaaaaaaactccAAGGGAGTAGGGtcaagagagaaagcaaaaaacTTAGTTAGTGATTACTGTGTTACCTCCTCCATAGGGGAGACTCGCAAATAGGGATGGTCTCTGTTTAGTGTTGTAAAGCCAAGAAACTAAATGGCCAAAGGACTGAGAAGCGGGGACCTTGCTCAGAAATCAACTTCGCAACTATTATGGGTTGCTGAGTTACCAACACAGCCTAAGAGTAATGAGAGATGGACTAATAAAAAGGTAGGATAGTCATGTATTTTCTTAGAATAGGCAAAGATTCCCAGAACCAAGGTATAACTGCTTTTCATTCCCGCCACGGCAGCTGGCAGGTGTGTCATTTAACATGGAAGTTAGATGATAGTGAAGTTGGAGTCCTAGGAGAGGTCATTGAAGCAGCTGTGTTGGTGCTTTCATCCTTGAACTAGGAAAGAGAGACTGGGCAAGTCAGCCCTGCAAATGATTATGGACAAGATGTTTCTCCATTGGTCAGCATGTCCATATACAGAACTGAGTAGAAATCTGTCCCAAAGGCTAaggcagcaaaggagacagaCACAATCCAAAGGCAGAGATTTCAAGCCATTTACCCTGTTCCAGTCACCCACTGGGCACCTGCAGGTCCAAGTGAAGAGTCTTTTCAGGACTGGGACTTATTCTGAATATGAAACTATTTCACAGAACACAGGACATGCAAGTGATGAGACTGCTATTGGCAAGAACCATGAAGAGGTGCAAGGTACACACCAGAGCACACACTCTAGGACTGCTTCACTCTCTTgtggtggggactgaacccagggccttgtgcaggcaaGGCAAGACTCTACCAACTGTactttatccccagccccaacttcaCTCTTTAGTGGGTCTGCACTGTGTTTCCTTTGAGAGATAGAGACCATATGTTATTTATCACATTCCTTTTGATGAATTTTGGCACTCATTTGCatttactattacaaatatcaCTGCACTAAATTGTGTTTGAATTCTTAATCTCAGCCAGTAGCAGCACTTGCAGTCTTCCCTCAGTATCTAAGACAGGTTCGTTCCAGGACGCCCACCTTTCCCATAACAAAATCTGCAAATACTGAAGTCTCTTATGTACAATAGCACCATAGCATTTGCTTACAAATTACATGCATCCCCTCCTGTAtagtttaaatcatctctaaaagGTTTATAATACTCAacacaatgcaaatgctatgtaagtagttgttagtgtattatttagggaataatgacgaGAGAAAGACCTCACTTTTTCAGTACTTTTCTTCCCATCCACTGTTGGTCGAATCCATATTTTGACCCAGGCATCTGGAGGGCAGACTGTATTTTGATGACACCTAAATTTCAATTTCCAGCCCAGAACTTAACTCCTTAATCTCACTTATTTCACACGCTATTCATGATAAACGGCCTGTTTGCAAAGTAATCATGCAAGTTTCTTTTTGAAGTCATCCGCACATTTCTCCCAAGTGTTTAATCAAAGACACTGAATACTCAGGTGAATTTTCTAACTTGGGCAACTTTTAACTTTTCATAACCTTGTTGTGCTGTTGGAAAGTTTCATAACAATCAGCTACTGAATTTTGCGATttacaggaagaggaaggagctggaaaGAGCGTCTGTGAAGATGTGTATTCTGAGGGAGCTTCCTACCCCCTTAGTTGCTTCACGGTTAGGCCTTGCCACAGGCTGGGCCACTAAGTTGGCAAAAGACCATATAGAACCCTCAAGTTTAGCAGGTGAAAATCTGCAAACTCAGCTCAGGCGGACAGCTTAGGACTCCCCAGCCTGTGGCTGGAAATGAGCAGTGTCAGTGTTAAGGCACCTTCAAACCTTGCACCACGGGCTGCATGGGTGACTACTCCGCAGGACTGAGCTTGACAGAACTCGCAGTGAGGGCGGACACCTGCCGGGTGCCAAACTTCAGCGCTGACGACCCAGGAAGGAAAACAGGGCAGAAGATAAGGGAGAGATCAAAGTACTAGAGAAAAACTTCTCTGTAAACGAGCAGCAGGCATGTAATGGTAACTTCCAGGAGAGTTCGCCCACCTGGGAGTTGCGAGTGGTACTTTCAGATTCAACCCCcacacccaaaaaagaaaaaaggtgaaagCGAGCTTGTCCTGCTATCCCCGGAAACCGCGCCACCAGAACCATAGCATGTGGTCTTGGCAGTGCAGATGCCTCCGCCAGAAAGTGAGGCCCCGGCGCTGTCCTACAAGAGGTGGGGAACGTCAGCAAAGGCCCGTTAAGTTTCTGACTCCAACCCCGAAATAAGCAAGCGGACCGCTCTCTGGGTAGGCACTACGCACAGCGCAATAGGCAACGAAAGCAAAACCAAAGGTACAACTCTTTTCACGAGTATGTGGGCGGCCCTAAAAAGGGCCTTTGATTGAGATTCGTAAGCGAAGGTGAAAACCTGGACGCTCAGCCTCCGAAGCCGTAGAGAGTGCGGCCCTGGCGCTTGAGCGCGTAGACCACGTCCATGGCCGTGACCGTCTTGCGCTTGGCGTGCTCCGTGTAGGTGACGGCGTCGCGGATGACGTTCTCCAGGAAAACCTTGAGCACCCCGCGCGTCTCCTCGTAGATGAGGCCGGAGATGCGCTTGACGCCGCCGCGGCGGGCCAGGCGGCGGATGGCGGGCTTGGTGATGCCCTGGATGTTGTCGCGCAGCACCTTTCGGTGGCGCTTAGCGCCGCCCTTGCCCAGACCTTTGCCTCCTTTGCCGCGACCAGACATGGCTAGTTCTCTCTAGGACCTCACAACAAAGACCGTGCACAGTGAGACGCCAAGTTCTGCCATGGCTAATTATAAGCCCTAAGCGGACCTCATTGAGAACTGTAAGCGGGAAGAGACAAAGAGGTGCGGCCGAACCTCTGCTCCGCCCCTCACTAGGCAGTGACCCAACGACAGGGAGAGCAAACGACTTTCGCTTTTGAATCGTGTTTTTCCCTTGTGTTGACTGAGGGGATTTGAATCTGAAGCTCTAGCTTTCCCTAAGAATTTTAATAAGGGctcatattttaataaagtccttgaattagttaaaaatatattgattctttaggataaaagttcgtttaaaaaaaagttttaaaaaatcaccctgatcttcattctttttctacaAAGCAGAAGTTGAAATCCCACGTGAAAGATCTCCCTAAGCTTGACAAAAAGCACCATTCTTATCAAGGATGGGAACTGAGGCGAAGGGAATTCTGTACAAATAAATTCTGTTAAACTAACACTTTGTCTTTTCTCTGCCTAATATATTACCCTACCTCAAAGTACTTTGCCTTGTCATAGTTTCAGTTTAGTTATTCTGCACCGCAGTTCAGTATATAAGTAATGGACTGCTTTGGATCATCATCTCCTTAGGAGGACTCTTACACCACATATAACTTgtcaaataaatttctatttctttttcctgttaatCATGTAAATTTACTCTGCTAGTCCAACCAGGATCCTAAGAAGATGGAGGTGGGGTTTTGCCACACTTACACATCATTCTTCTTCATTAAAAGTCAATGTTACTTTGTATGGGGCCTTGTAATCTTGCCTCACCCTGCATTTGTAAAACGAGTAAAGATAACAGTTCATGGAAGTGTTGTgagaatttaaattagaaaacaagtaAAATGTTGGAACAGAGACTGTCACAAAGAAGTGCTGTATAAATATGGTTAATGTTAgcatgttttgcttttaaaatgtgcCTGAAAGTGGGATATTGCCCTGAGTTCATCAATTTCAGTGCCCTACTACCATTAAAACATCAGGAGCAGCAAGTATTTATGTATTagtgaagttgttttttttttttttttttttttttttttttaaatcacagcatgtaataaaatacagcatttggcaaattctgagtttttaaaaaaataattgacaaaaaatATGTTCTGGggttttttatttgcttgtttccggtttttctgtttttgtttttttgtctagGTGTAGTAAGAATCGCATACTTCTGACTTTCCCACAACTCTGTCTAGAATGCAGTTCAAATATCCAGACCTTCATAGACTTCTCCTTGTTGCTTTAAATCTCCCCTCAAACACTCATTAAGCAGAAGGAGTTAGGCACTTCAACTTTAGAAACTGAAAGTTCTACTGCTGAATTCTCATCTAACCAATACACCCTGAACTTgacttctttctattttctgagCATCTTGGTCCTTGGCCTTTAGTGTAACATCACTCTGTGGTACCTGgagaagaaaaatcatgtttaGCTGAAGACCTTGAAACAACCAACACCTACTGTGTATTATCTGTACAGTTAGAGGGAAACAAGACTCCACCTGATCCCCGTTGTGGTTTCCTGCAGAGTCTGAGAATTTGGCATAAAACAAATTATCAAGACAAATgcaatacaaatttatttcatgaGAGTTTTATGGGACAGGTCAGCCTTAAGAAATAATGTTCTAAGTTGAAGAGATTTAATAGTGTCTGAACAATGTGACCAGGCTAATGGaatatggaaattattttaatgatgtcTGTTTGTATAGAATCATCTCAGCTTTGACTCCCTATggaagaatatttcttttctcttggtaCAAGGACAGCATCAGCATTTTTCACATGGAAATTGTTTTGGTTTTAGGAAAAAGAGGGATGATTAGAATGCTCTACTTCATCTGCTTTTAAAGAACCTTGAGCTGAAAATAATACTTATGCAAAAGTGGCCAAGTGGGAGTGGTATTTCTGCCAAAACTAAACACCCGCTTTGCTCTCCAACCCTTCTTGATAATTTGTCTAGTACAAAACAAATACTTAATGCAACATTCAAATGGTAGCACTACTCTTTATGTAAAATGTTCAgtaattttctttcatgaatatGAACTTCTttcattgtttgatttttaaatatatgctgaaattttatttataaactgaGCAGAATCCATGCAACTTACTAATgccaaataaaaaggaatttcacAAGCTAAAGTTTGTATTATCTCAAATCTTTAAAAACCATAGCGTATGGGGGAAACAATACACAGATCAGAAATATTAATATCATCTCTATAATGCTATAT contains:
- the LOC124988109 gene encoding histone H4, whose protein sequence is MSGRGKGGKGLGKGGAKRHRKVLRDNIQGITKPAIRRLARRGGVKRISGLIYEETRGVLKVFLENVIRDAVTYTEHAKRKTVTAMDVVYALKRQGRTLYGFGG